A window from Peromyscus eremicus chromosome 1, PerEre_H2_v1, whole genome shotgun sequence encodes these proteins:
- the Sult1a2 gene encoding sulfotransferase 1A2 isoform X1 encodes MELMEDFSRPPLVPVKGIPLIKYFAEAIGPLQNLTVWPDDLLISTYPKSGTTWISEILDMIYQDGKLEKCRRAPIYARVPFLEFRCPGVPSGLESLEETPAPRLLKTHLPLSLLPQSLLDQKIKVIYIARNPKDVAVSYYNFYNMAKVHPDPGTWESFLENFMDGKVSYGSWFQHVKEWWGLTHTHPVLYLFYEDMKENPKREIKKVLEFLGRSLPEETVDLIVHHTSFKKMKENPMANYTTIPSEIMDHGVSPFMRKGTTGDWKNTFTVAQNERFDAHYAKMMKGCNLKFHCI; translated from the exons ATGGAGTTGATGGAGGATTTCTCCCGTCCACCACTGGTGCCAGTGAAGGGCATCCCACTCATCAAATATTTTGCAGAGGCTATTGGGCCATTGCAGAACTTGACAGTCTGGCCTGATGACTTGCTTATCAGCACATACCCAAAGTCTG GTACTACCTGGATAAGTGAGATCCTGGACATGATCTACCAGGATGGCAAGCTAGAAAAGTGTCGCCGGGCCCCCATCTATGCCCGGGTGCCCTTCcttgagttcagatgcccaggagTTCCCTCAG GTCTTGAATCTTTGGAAGAGACACCAGCCCCCAGGCTCCTTAAGACGCATCTGCCCCTGTCCTTGCTTCCTCAGAGTCTGCTGGATCAGAAAAtcaag GTGATCTACATCGCTCGAAATCCAAAGGATGTGGCTGTCTCCTACTATAATTTCTACAACATGGCCAAGGTGCACCCTGATCCAGGCACCTGGGAGAGCTTCCTGGAGAACTTCATGGATGGGAAAG TGTCCTATGGGTCGTGGTTCCAGCATGTGAAGGAGTGGTGGGGGCTGACACACACTCACCCTGTTCTCTATCTCTTCTATGAAGACATGAAGGAG AACCCCAAACGGGAGATCAAGAAGGTCCTAGAGTTTTTGGGGCGCTCTCTGCCTGAGGAGACTGTGGATCTCATTGTTCATCACACATCcttcaagaaaatgaaggagaacCCCATGGCCAACTATACCACCATCCCCTCTGAAATCATGGACCATGGTGTTTCTCCCTTCATGAGGAAAG gtACCACTGGGGACTGGAAAAACACCTTCACTGTAGCCCAGAATGAGCGCTTTGATGCCCATTACGCTAAGATGATGAAAGGCTGCAACCTCAAGTTCCATTGCATCT GA
- the Sgf29 gene encoding SAGA-associated factor 29 isoform X1 yields the protein MALVSADSRIAELLTELHQLIKQTQEERSRSEHNLVNIQKTHERMQTENKISPYYRTKLRGLYTTAKADAEAECNILRKALDKIAEIKSLLEERRIAAKIAGLYNDSEPPRKTMRRGVLMTLLQQSAMTLPLWIGKPGDKPPPLCGAIPASGDYVAKPGDKVAARVKAVDGDEQWILAEVVSYSHATNKYEVDDIDEEGKERHTLSRRRIIPLPQWKANPETDPEALFQKEQLVLALYPQTTCFYRALIHTPPQRPQDDYSVLFEDTSYADGYSPPLNVAQRYVVACKEPKKK from the exons ATGGCCCTCGTTTCTGCTGATTCCCGAATTGCAGAGCTTCTCACAGAGCTCCATCAGCTGATCAAGCAAACCCAG GAAGAGCGTTCGAGGAGCGAGCACAACTTGGTGAACATCCAGAAAACCCATGAGCGAATGCAGACTGAGAACAAGA TTTCTCCTTATTACCGGACAAAGCTGCGTGGCCTCTACACAACCGCCAAGGCCGATGCGGAGGCTGAGTGCAA CATCCTCCGCAAAGCGCTGGATAAGATAGCTGAGATCAAGTCTCTGTTGGAAGAGAGGCGGATCG CGGCCAAGATCGCAGGTCTCTACAATGACTCGGAGCCCCCACGGAAGACCATGCGCAGAGGGGTGCTGATGACGCTGCTGCAGCAGTCAGCCATGACCCTGCCCCTCTGGATCGGGAAGCCTGGTGacaa GCCCCCACCGCTCTGTGGAGCCATTCCAGCCTCAGGGGACTATGTGGCCAAACCTGGAGACAAGGTGGCTGCTAGAGTGAAGGCTGTGGATGGGGATGAGCAGTGGATCCTAGCTGAAGTAGTCAGTTACAGCCATGCTACCAACAA GTATGAGGTAGACGACATTGATGAAGAAGGGAAAGA GAGACACACCCTGAGCCGTCGGCGCATCATCCCACTGCCCCAGTGGAAAGCTAACCCTGAGACAGACCCTGAGGCCTTGTTTCAGAAGGAGCAGCTGGTGCTGGCCCTATATCCCCAGACCACCTGCTTCTACCGTGCCCTGATCCACACACCCCCACAGCGG CCTCAGGATGACTACTCAGTCCTGTTTGAAGACACCTCCTATGCAGATGGCTACTCCCCTCCTCTCAATGTGGCCCAGAGGTACGTGGTGGCTTGTAAGGAGCCCAAGAAAAAGTGA
- the Sult1a2 gene encoding sulfotransferase 1A2 isoform X2: MPLPPTWDLQNLQLKVQFCISHIATPTQGSPPLCTGEERLRNSESGTTWISEILDMIYQDGKLEKCRRAPIYARVPFLEFRCPGVPSGLESLEETPAPRLLKTHLPLSLLPQSLLDQKIKVIYIARNPKDVAVSYYNFYNMAKVHPDPGTWESFLENFMDGKVSYGSWFQHVKEWWGLTHTHPVLYLFYEDMKENPKREIKKVLEFLGRSLPEETVDLIVHHTSFKKMKENPMANYTTIPSEIMDHGVSPFMRKGTTGDWKNTFTVAQNERFDAHYAKMMKGCNLKFHCI; this comes from the exons atgccactccctccCACTTGGGACCTACAAAATCTCCAGCTCAAAGTCCAATTCTGCATTTCCCACATTGCAACACCCACACAAGGATCCCCGCCACTGTGCACCGGGGAGGAGAGGCTCAGAAACTCAGAATCAG GTACTACCTGGATAAGTGAGATCCTGGACATGATCTACCAGGATGGCAAGCTAGAAAAGTGTCGCCGGGCCCCCATCTATGCCCGGGTGCCCTTCcttgagttcagatgcccaggagTTCCCTCAG GTCTTGAATCTTTGGAAGAGACACCAGCCCCCAGGCTCCTTAAGACGCATCTGCCCCTGTCCTTGCTTCCTCAGAGTCTGCTGGATCAGAAAAtcaag GTGATCTACATCGCTCGAAATCCAAAGGATGTGGCTGTCTCCTACTATAATTTCTACAACATGGCCAAGGTGCACCCTGATCCAGGCACCTGGGAGAGCTTCCTGGAGAACTTCATGGATGGGAAAG TGTCCTATGGGTCGTGGTTCCAGCATGTGAAGGAGTGGTGGGGGCTGACACACACTCACCCTGTTCTCTATCTCTTCTATGAAGACATGAAGGAG AACCCCAAACGGGAGATCAAGAAGGTCCTAGAGTTTTTGGGGCGCTCTCTGCCTGAGGAGACTGTGGATCTCATTGTTCATCACACATCcttcaagaaaatgaaggagaacCCCATGGCCAACTATACCACCATCCCCTCTGAAATCATGGACCATGGTGTTTCTCCCTTCATGAGGAAAG gtACCACTGGGGACTGGAAAAACACCTTCACTGTAGCCCAGAATGAGCGCTTTGATGCCCATTACGCTAAGATGATGAAAGGCTGCAACCTCAAGTTCCATTGCATCT GA
- the Sgf29 gene encoding SAGA-associated factor 29 isoform X2 → MQTENKISPYYRTKLRGLYTTAKADAEAECNILRKALDKIAEIKSLLEERRIAAKIAGLYNDSEPPRKTMRRGVLMTLLQQSAMTLPLWIGKPGDKPPPLCGAIPASGDYVAKPGDKVAARVKAVDGDEQWILAEVVSYSHATNKYEVDDIDEEGKERHTLSRRRIIPLPQWKANPETDPEALFQKEQLVLALYPQTTCFYRALIHTPPQRPQDDYSVLFEDTSYADGYSPPLNVAQRYVVACKEPKKK, encoded by the exons ATGCAGACTGAGAACAAGA TTTCTCCTTATTACCGGACAAAGCTGCGTGGCCTCTACACAACCGCCAAGGCCGATGCGGAGGCTGAGTGCAA CATCCTCCGCAAAGCGCTGGATAAGATAGCTGAGATCAAGTCTCTGTTGGAAGAGAGGCGGATCG CGGCCAAGATCGCAGGTCTCTACAATGACTCGGAGCCCCCACGGAAGACCATGCGCAGAGGGGTGCTGATGACGCTGCTGCAGCAGTCAGCCATGACCCTGCCCCTCTGGATCGGGAAGCCTGGTGacaa GCCCCCACCGCTCTGTGGAGCCATTCCAGCCTCAGGGGACTATGTGGCCAAACCTGGAGACAAGGTGGCTGCTAGAGTGAAGGCTGTGGATGGGGATGAGCAGTGGATCCTAGCTGAAGTAGTCAGTTACAGCCATGCTACCAACAA GTATGAGGTAGACGACATTGATGAAGAAGGGAAAGA GAGACACACCCTGAGCCGTCGGCGCATCATCCCACTGCCCCAGTGGAAAGCTAACCCTGAGACAGACCCTGAGGCCTTGTTTCAGAAGGAGCAGCTGGTGCTGGCCCTATATCCCCAGACCACCTGCTTCTACCGTGCCCTGATCCACACACCCCCACAGCGG CCTCAGGATGACTACTCAGTCCTGTTTGAAGACACCTCCTATGCAGATGGCTACTCCCCTCCTCTCAATGTGGCCCAGAGGTACGTGGTGGCTTGTAAGGAGCCCAAGAAAAAGTGA